The stretch of DNA CCTCTTTAATCGCAGCTTTCGTATATCCGTCCATTCAGTCTTTCCGTTGACTCTCTATTACTTTCTCACAAAACCCAATCACAGCCTCGCGTCCGTCAAAAGTCTCAACCAAGCTAAACAGCGCCATTAGCCGCGCGCGCTGATCTATCTCTAAATCAATTTCAGTGGGCTTATCTGTATCAGGGTCCGCCATAGTGATCTCCGTATAAAGCCGGAAGTCACCAGAACGGGGAAGCGAGCCTACCCGTGCGTAGTGTTTGGGCAAGCCTTATGCCCTAGCTGCGTTCTGGCACTTCTCATCGGCTTTCAGTCTAGAATGGAAATCTGTCAGTCGTGATGAAGGAGGATAAAATGACGGATTATTTCGTAGGCTTGGATATATCGCAGAAGTCGACATCGATTTGCATAACTGACCCTGAAGGCAAAAAATTGCATGAGGGCGCGTCCCTGACGCGGCCACAAGATATTTATGGTTGGTTGAGTAACCGCATTGATGTGAAAGCCTCCGATATAAGGGTGGGTCTTGAAGCGGGAACTCTAAGCGCATGGTTACATAGGGGGCTTTCCGAACGTGGCTTACATTTGACCATGCTGGAGACCTTTCAAGCGCACAGGTTCTTGGCGACCTTCAGAAACAAAACTGATAAAAATGATGCGCATGGCCTAGCTCAACTCTTGCGGATGGGCGGCGAGGACTTCCTGCGTGTGGTCAAGGTCCGCTCAATCGGTGCACAGGAAACACGAACAATGCTGTCTATCCGCAATCACTTTGTGACGCAGAAGGTCTCTTTGGAAAATCATATAGCGGGCATTTTAAAGCCTTACGGCGTTATCGTTAGGCGCAATCATGTTAAGCCCGAGTCTTTCCGAAACCGTGTATTAATCGCTTTGAGAGAAACAGAACTTAACGGGCTAAATCTGACTCAATATATTTTACCAGCCCTCGATCTCTACCGAAGCCTCTGCAACAAAATAAAACCTATGACAGAGCGCGTCGAGACATTAGCCCGCGACATACCGATGGTAAAGCGGTTCATGGAAATACCGGGCGTCGGTCCCATAACAGCTTTGACGTTTTACTGCGCTGTTGATGAGCCTGAGCGATTTAAGAAATCGACGGATGTGGCCGCATACTTCGGACTTACGCCGCGTCAATATCAATCTGGCGATATGAATTATACGACCGGTATCTCGAAACGCGGCGATCCGACCGTTCGTAGAGCTTTAGTCACAGCGGCCACTGTGCTGCTAACTAATACGACGACATGGAGCTCTCTAAAAGCTTGGGGTATCAGGCTTGTCAAACGTATCGGTATGTCAAAAGCAAGAATCGCAGTTGCCCGTAAACTTGCCATCATCATGCACAAAATGTGGATTAAGAATGACCGTTGGAGACCAAAGCCAATTACACCCAAAGACCGCGAGGAACTGATGGGTGTAACCCTAACGCCGAGAACGCCTTTAATGGCTTAAACCGAATACTCCGGTGAGGACTAAAACCGGAGGTCCTGCGCGGGACGATGAGCGGGGTGAGTGACGTATGTCCAGGTGATTTACTGAGCCAAAATGATGGCATCAGACATACCGTGTGCCTTATTGGTCCCACCCCCTTGTTCCATTCAATGCGCATAATGTAGCTCACAAATGATAGCCCCGACACAGGTGGGCTTGTGGCTGTGACGACTACGGAGAGATTAGTGATCTCGTGAGCAGGACACATATTTTTGTCAATATCACCTGCCAATCGGCTTGGCGGAACGAACCCGTTTGCGCCGTTGAAATGTAACAAAATACTGAAGTTGTGAAAAAACAATGAGTTAGAAATGATAGATAATATCTTGACGAGAGCGCAGCTAGAGATTGGACATTCCTACGCCCTCCGGCCGAAACCGGAGACACGCAAATACAGGACGTGCCCAAGCAGGGCCGTCTCACTTCTTAGGGAGCTGGTGAACTCCACACGCTGATTTGGCAGGCGTGCCCCTTAAAGCTAAAGGAGACGCCTAAAAACTGCAATTAAAAAGGCAACATAGAGCGCGCCAAGCGCTCAGAAACAGCCCTAAACGCGGCTATCTTTATACCCCAAGAGACGCAGCGCATTAAAGACAACAATCAAGGTCGAGCCTTCATGGATCAGCACCGCCGGTCCAATGCCCAAACCAAATAATGTGGCGGGAATCAAAAAGGCCACAATGCCTAGGCTCGCCCAGAGATTCTGCCGAATAATTCGGCTGGTCTGACGGCTCAGTCCAACTGCAAAGGGCAAGGTTTCCAAATCATCCGCCATAAGCGCAATATCGGCGGTCTCTAAAGCGACATCAGAGCCTGCCGCCCCCATTGCAATACCAACTGTGGCATTTGCCATTGCGGGCGCATCATTGACGCCGTCGCCAACCATAGCGACGCCGCCCTGGGCTTTTAGCTCTGCGATTTTGGTCACTTTGTCTTCGGGCATGAGATCGCCAAAGGCGACATCGAGCCCAACTTCTTTCGCCACAGCATTGGCCACATTTTGATTATCACCCGAGATCATCATCATTCGTTTGAGACCCAAAGCGCGAAGATCAGCGATAACGGGTTTGGCCGTGTCGCGCGGCGTATCCATAAGGCCAATGGCTCCCAAATAGCGCGTGCCTGTCCGTACAATCATGGTCGTGCGGCCATTGGACGATAAGTCATCGACACGCGCCCGTAAATCATCCGGCAGAGGCGTTCCGGCCCCTTCATCAAACAGTGCCGTTTTACCGATATGGACAAGCTCACCGCCTACCATGGCTGATACGCCTTGACCGATGATATTGGCAAAGTCTGACGCCTCGCGCGGATTATCGCCAAGACGGGTTTTGACATCTTCGACCACAGCTTGCGCCAAGGGATGATCGCTGAGGGCTTCCACGGCTCCGCTGATTTCCAGCAGTTCAGTTTCAGACGTATCGCCGTAAGGCACGATATCGACCAGATGCGGCTCGCCAATCGTCAGCGTTCCGGTCTTATCAAATGCGATCGCGTCTAAGCCGCCTAAGGCTTCAAGCGGCGCGCCGCCTTTAATCAGCACACCGCCGCGCGCGGCCCGCGCAACGCCTGACAGAATAGCACTCGGCGTCGCAATCGCCAACGCGCACGGACTGGCGGCCACCAAGACCGCCATCGCGCGGTAGAAGCTTGTCGCCGGATCTTCATCCAAGACAAGGAATGAAAGACTGGTCAGAATGGCCAAAACAATCACACACGGGACGAAGATTTTTTCAAACTTTTTGGTAAAGCTCTGCGTCGGGGATTGGCGGGTTTGCGCCTCGGCCACCATTGTCATAACTCGTGCCAAAGTGGTTTCCCCGGCCAATTTTGTGACTTGGATTTCAAGGCTCCCGCTGCCGTTTATTGAGCCTGCAAAGACGCGGCCCGATGCGGACACGACTTCCGGATTTTCCAAGGCAATTGCGCTATCCTTAACCGGCATTTTAT from Fretibacter rubidus encodes:
- a CDS encoding IS110 family transposase, translating into MTDYFVGLDISQKSTSICITDPEGKKLHEGASLTRPQDIYGWLSNRIDVKASDIRVGLEAGTLSAWLHRGLSERGLHLTMLETFQAHRFLATFRNKTDKNDAHGLAQLLRMGGEDFLRVVKVRSIGAQETRTMLSIRNHFVTQKVSLENHIAGILKPYGVIVRRNHVKPESFRNRVLIALRETELNGLNLTQYILPALDLYRSLCNKIKPMTERVETLARDIPMVKRFMEIPGVGPITALTFYCAVDEPERFKKSTDVAAYFGLTPRQYQSGDMNYTTGISKRGDPTVRRALVTAATVLLTNTTTWSSLKAWGIRLVKRIGMSKARIAVARKLAIIMHKMWIKNDRWRPKPITPKDREELMGVTLTPRTPLMA
- a CDS encoding heavy metal translocating P-type ATPase, yielding MSDKHNHDDASHDDDHSQDDGHNHAHDDVFNRLLGGRAEIIFAALCGLCLLIGWLGPKLNLIPAQAGFVFLLAAYFFGGYYALREALGKIFKGQFQIDFLMLVAASGAAFLGEWAEGAFLLFLFAIGHALENYAMARARNAVAALADLTPDEALVRRGGKTETVLIEDLVIGDIVIVRSNERLPADGFVVKGTSAVNQAPITGESAPVDKMPVKDSAIALENPEVVSASGRVFAGSINGSGSLEIQVTKLAGETTLARVMTMVAEAQTRQSPTQSFTKKFEKIFVPCVIVLAILTSLSFLVLDEDPATSFYRAMAVLVAASPCALAIATPSAILSGVARAARGGVLIKGGAPLEALGGLDAIAFDKTGTLTIGEPHLVDIVPYGDTSETELLEISGAVEALSDHPLAQAVVEDVKTRLGDNPREASDFANIIGQGVSAMVGGELVHIGKTALFDEGAGTPLPDDLRARVDDLSSNGRTTMIVRTGTRYLGAIGLMDTPRDTAKPVIADLRALGLKRMMMISGDNQNVANAVAKEVGLDVAFGDLMPEDKVTKIAELKAQGGVAMVGDGVNDAPAMANATVGIAMGAAGSDVALETADIALMADDLETLPFAVGLSRQTSRIIRQNLWASLGIVAFLIPATLFGLGIGPAVLIHEGSTLIVVFNALRLLGYKDSRV